The Aspergillus chevalieri M1 DNA, chromosome 5, nearly complete sequence genome includes a region encoding these proteins:
- a CDS encoding ABC transporter ATP-binding protein (COG:Q;~EggNog:ENOG410PJIT;~InterPro:IPR017871,IPR027417,IPR003593,IPR039421, IPR011527,IPR003439,IPR036640;~PFAM:PF00005,PF00664;~TransMembrane:11 (i49-72o104-126i177-194o200-222i281-304o316-343i688-712o732-751i811-831o837-855i914-938o);~go_component: GO:0016021 - integral component of membrane [Evidence IEA];~go_function: GO:0005524 - ATP binding [Evidence IEA];~go_function: GO:0016887 - ATPase activity [Evidence IEA];~go_function: GO:0042626 - ATPase-coupled transmembrane transporter activity [Evidence IEA];~go_process: GO:0055085 - transmembrane transport [Evidence IEA]) — MGKKKEIVTKGSEASDLDEQSEKDGEPQQTASTGSYFRLFSYVTGRDRIALALALLCSIASGVPLPLMNIIFGNLVGEFQGYFMPGTQVTEGEFKASVNRLSLYIVYLFIAKFVLTYVSMFSFRVIGLRVSSSVRLHYMQSLFAQPISKLDEVSVGTVTNTITTLSNTIQQSISDKLAILFQSLALLITAYIIAFKYSWALTLVTSSSLLFILICCIFIMPVMTKIQKQVDKADEQHSSISAEVFSSIRTVLSLGAEETLVIKYANWVDESRKRGQKMSTVLGLHLCLMFFAMYASYALAFWFGLKLYREGHIADINTVIIVFFSVMMVVSVLGGIASPLMIISKATSAASSFFEIIDLETMDRGGLKDLEASSEVDIALQNVHFAYPTRPDIPVLKGLNARFQKGKTTALVGPSGSGKSTIVGLLERWFELRNHQGNIFAGEHDLTHLDLKWWRSQIGLVQQTPFLFDDSIFNNVAFGLIGTKWEHETHEVKQRLVEKACKQAFADEFIKRLPEGYDTLVGESGKTLSGGQKQRLAIARSIVKEPSILILDEATSAIDVHGEKIVQKALDQLSKNRTTVVIAHRLSTIRKADHIVVLKNGVDVEQGTHDELLEIEDGIYRGFVNAQSLAHLTDDGPDGSEGSDALEKEASAVQNFHGPEKEEIQRKYKKIGFFRSIGLILYEQRSHWLFYSLTLLGAAGAGSSYALQSWLFAHIIEVFGYQDQRLADAASFWALMFFVLALGAALCYFPVGFSSNTFSMKISSFYRKEYFRSILQKPIPFYDLNENASGSLVSRLSTDPKQIQDLLGTNGAFPLISIFNILGCIIIAFTFGWKLSLVAVFAAMPFVLLAAFMRIRFELQFEAMNAEVYSGSSQFAAEAISAFRTVSALVMEDAILGRYLGLLQTQRKRACRKALYATLIFAFSDSVELCAMALTFWYGGQLLASREYEPTIFFVIYMATIQSSQSAGQFLSFGPNIAQAVGSANRMLSYRPTSAPRDDLKQLAPADYQSAASVELRNVAFKYPSRDVPLFTGLNLNIRSGQFVAFVGPSGCGKTSVISLLERFYDPDQGAILVNDQDISSIEISSYREALALVTQEPRLFNGTIKDNITLGLGDKGITNEEMIRACKDAEIHDFIASLPDGYETTLGTNAQTALSGGQQQRLCIARALVRKPSLLLLDEATSSLDSQSEKLVQGALEQLAGRRETTIIAVAHRLATIQKADVIFVFGESQSGKGSRIVEQGTHGELLRGRGVYWHMCQEQALDR, encoded by the exons ATgggcaagaagaaagaaatcgTGACCAAAGGCTCCGAAGCTTCAGATCTAGATGAGCAGTCAGAGAAAGATGGGGAGCCTCAACAAACTGCCTCCACGGGCAGCTATTTT AGACTCTTTTCCTATGTCACAGGAAGAGACCGTATTGCTCTTGCATTGGCACTGTTGTGCTCGATTGCATCTGGTGTG CCTCTTCCGCTTATGAACATTATTTTCGGGAACCTCGTTGGCGAGTTTCAGGGTTACTTCATGCCAGGCACACAGGTGACCGAAGGGGAATTCAAGGCTTCGGTCAACAGATTGAG TTTGTACATCGTGTATTTGTTCATCGCAAAGTTTGTTCTGACCTATGTCTCAATG TTCTCCTTCCGTGTTATCGGTCTCCGTGTTTCCTCCAGTGTACGACTCCACTACATGCAGTCCCTCTTCGCCCAGCCCATCAGCAAACTGGACGAAGTATCCGTGGGAACTGTCACCAATACCATCACGACCCTGTCCAACACGATCCAGCAAAGCATCTCCGACAAGCTAGCTATCCTCTTTCAATCCCTCGCTCTCCTCATTACCGCATATATCATCGCCTTCAAGTACTCATGGGCCCTGACCCTTGTCACGAGCTCTTCTCTATTGTTCATTCTAATCTGCTGCATATTTATCATGCCAGTCATGACTAAGATCCAGAAGCAAGTCGACAAGGCTGACGAGCAGCACTCTTCAATCTCAGCGGAGGTGTTCAGCTCCATTCGGACAGTTCTATCTCTTGGTGCTGAGGAAACGCTTGTGATAAAGTATGCCAACTGGGTTGATGAGTCGCGGAAACGGGGGCAAAAGATGTCTACTGTACTGGGGCTCCATCTTTGTCTTATGTTCTTTGCAATGTATGCTAGTTACGCGCTAGCTTTTTGGTTTGGGTTGAAGCTTTACCGGGAAGGGCATATCGCGGATATCAACACGGTTATCAT CGTGTTCTTCTCAGTAATGATGGTGGTGAGCGTCCTAGGAGGAATCGCATCACCATTGATGATCATTTCTAAGGCAACGAGTGCAGCGTCTTCATTTTTCGAAATAATCGACTTGGAGACTATGGACAGAGGAGGCCTTAAGGATCTTGAGGCTTCCTCCGAGGTAGATATTGCATTACAAAACGTACATTTTGCCTACCCAACTCGCCCAGATATTCCAGTCCTCAAAGGTCTCAATGCTCGATTCCAAAAAGGCAAGACGACGGCACTAGTGGGTCCGTCTGGCTCAGGCAAAAGCACCATCGTCGGTCTTCTTGAACGATGGTTCGAACTGAGGAACCATCAGGGGAACATTTTTGCCGGTGAACATGACCTCACCCATCTGGATTTGAAGTGGTGGAGATCACAGATCGGGCTTGTACAACAAACCCCCTTTTTATTCGACGATTCAATCTTCAACAACGTTGCCTTCGGTCTGATTGGGACCAAGTGGGAACATGAGACCCATGAGGTCAAGCAGAGACTTGTTGAAAAAGCGTGTAAGCAAGCATTTGCCGATGAATTCATCAAGCGTTTGCCAGAG GGCTACGATACCCTTGTAGGAGAAAGCGGCAAGACATTAAGCGGCGGCCAAAAGCAACGTCTCGCCATTGCTCGAAGTATCGTCAAAGAACCCTCTATCTTGATCCTCGACGAAGCGACAAGCGCAATCGATGTCCACGGAGAGAAGATCGTTCAGAAAGCTCTTGACCAACTCTCGAAGAACCGCACTACTGTTGTTATTGCTCACAGACTATCAACGATCCGGAAAGCCGATCACATTGTCGTTCTTAAAAACGGTGTCGACGTTGAGCAAGGCACGCACGACGAACTTCTGGAAATTGAGGATGGAATATATCGTGGTTTCGTGAATGCTCAGAGTCTTGCGCATTTGACAGATGACGGTCCAGACGGAAGCGAAGGCTCTGATGCTCTAGAAAAAGAAGCCAGTGCTGTCCAGAATTTTCATGGgccagaaaaggaagaaataCAGAGGAAATACAAGAAAATAGGCTTCTTTCGCAGCATCGGACTGATACTGTACGAGCAACGTAGCCATTGGCTGTTCTATTCACTAACGCTTcttggtgctgctggtgctgggt CTTCGTACGCGCTCCAAAGCTGGCTGTTTGCCCACATTATCGAGGTGTTTGGGTATCAAGATCAACGGCTCGCAGATGCTGCCAGCTTCTGGGCCTTGATGTTCTTCGTTCTCGCCCTAGGCGCGGCTCTTTGCTATTTTCCTGTGGGATTCTCTTCGAATACATTTTCAATG AAAATCTCCTCGTTCTACCGAAAAGAATACTTCCGCAGCATTCTCCAAAAACCCATCCCATTCTACGACCTCAACGAAAACGCCTCCGGATCCCTCGTCTCCCGCCTCTCCACAGACCCAAAACAAATCCAAGACCTCCTCGGCACAAACGGCGCCTTCCCACTAATTTCcatcttcaacatcctcgGCTGTATCATTATCGCCTTTACATTCGGGTGGAAACTAAGTCTCGTTGCGGTATTCGCAGCTATGCCATTTGTTTTGTTAGCTGCGTTCATGCGCATCAGATTCGAGCTGCAGTTCGAAGCTATGAATGCAGAGGTATATAGTGGTAGTTCGCAGTTCGCGGCGGAGGCTATATCGGCGTTCCGAACTGTTTCGGCGTTGGTGATGGAAGATGCGATTCTGGGAAGGTATTTGGGTCTTTTGCAGACGCAGCGGAAGAGGGCTTGTCGGAAGGCGTTGTATGCGACACTTATCTTTGCCTTTTCGGATAGTGTTGAGCTGTGTGCTATGGCGCTCACATTTTG GTACGGCGGTCAACTCCTCGCATCGAGAGAATACGAACCCACTATATTCTTTGTCATCTATATGGCTACCATCCAGAGTAGTCAATCCGCCGGGCAATTCCTCAGCTTCGGGCCGAACATCGCCCAAGCTGTGGGTTCTGCTAATCGTATGCTGAGCTATCGCCCGACTTCAGCCCCGCGAGACGACCTGAAGCAACTTGCACCTGCAGATTATCAATCTGCAGCAAGCGTTGAACTTCGCAACGTCGCATTCAAGTATCCATCGCGAGATGTTCCCCTGTTCACGGGTCTAAACCTCAACATCAGAAGCGGCCAATTTGTTGCTTTCGTCGGGCCTTCTGGCTGTGGGAAGACCAGCGTTATCTCTCTATTGGAAAGATTTTACGACCCAGATCAAGGCGCGATTCTTGTAAACGACCAAGACATATCCTCTATCGAGATTTCATCCTACCGCGAAGCCCTAGCACTAGTAACACAAGAGCCACGCCTCTTCAACGGCACGATCAAAGATAACATCACCCTAGGCCTGGGAGACAAAGGCATAACAAATGAAGAAATGATAAGAGCCTGCAAAGACGCCGAAATCCACGACTTCATCGCCTCCCTCCCAGATGGCTACGAAACGACTCTCGGCACAAACGCCCAAACAGCGCTCAGCGGCGGCCAGCAGCAACGTCTCTGCATCGCCCGCGCTTTAGTGCGAAAGCCATCCCTCTTACTATTGGATGAGGCGACATCCAGCCTCGACTCGCAGTCCGAAAAGCTAGTACAAGGTGCTCTTGAGCAGTTGGCGGGAAGACGGGAAACGACTATTATCGCGGTTGCGCATCGACTGGCGACTATTCAGAAGGCAGATGTAATCTTTGTCTTTGGAGAAAGCCAGAGTGGGAAGGGGTCGAGGATTGTTGAGCAGGGGACGCATGGGGAGTTGTTGAGGGGTAGAGGGGTTTATTGGCATATG TGTCAGGAACAAGCGCTGGATAGATga
- a CDS encoding uncharacterized protein (COG:S;~EggNog:ENOG410PNQ3) codes for MGVLRFPRPTGIYVPRSTTPILTTDMISPPLSPSIYGDSDNVTASIIPALEYISSKFQQKFLHVTLLIGRGNPFPTSNASNQMMVIPVSDLDEPSWRLLYRTVSKAVRKFALDNSWIEALTRCQHERDAHWYLIQQSIRQNEVLFSSEGLTLLNMDRIYTFKRRLCILSHRELDVSDDHPYIISCIRLLHRTIADFQGRPFSKAFFHRVYEQLDVRDEHLARVARVYQSEYEQEGIVLPRPTPQPDHRHHQSHSATAARARRMPVRPVRRRGPPPTSSISPKQGKRGPKTPLSASDVTPITRNEWNLLVAGEIQRAKASVTKWTPSPTVMAAA; via the coding sequence ATGGGTGTTCTTCGTTTCCCCCGCCCAACAGGCATCTATGTGCCCCGTTCAACTACACCCATTCTCACCACGGATATGATCTCCCCTCCACTATCGCCTAGTATCTACGGCGACTCGGACAATGTCACCGCATCTATCATCCCCGCTCTCGAATACATTTCCTCCAAGTTTCAACAAAAGTTCCTGCACGTCACTCTGTTGATCGGCCGGGGCAACCCGTTTCCAACATCCAACGCATCAAACCAGATGATGGTCATCCCCGTCAGCGATCTAGACGAACCATCCTGGCGTCTCTTGTACAGAACCGTCTCCAAAGCCGTTCGCAAATTCGCACTTGACAACAGCTGGATCGAGGCTCTGACCCGGTGTCAGCACGAACGCGACGCTCACTGGTATCTGATCCAGCAGTCCATCCGGCAGAACGAGGTGCTGTTTAGCAGCGAGGGATTGACGCTGTTGAACATGGACCGGATCTATACATTCAAGCGACGGCTGTGCATCCTCTCGCATCGGGAGCTGGATGTCTCGGACGACCATCCATACATCATATCCTGCATACGCCTCCTGCACCGCACAATCGCCGATTTCCAAGGCCGCCCATTCAGCAAAGCCTTTTTCCACCGCGTCTACGAACAATTGGACGTCCGCGACGAACACCTCGCCCGTGTCGCACGGGTATACCAATCCGAATACGAGCAAGAAGGAATCGTCCTCCCCCGGCCAACACCACAACCAGACCACCGTCACCACCAGTCCCACTCAGCTACAGCAGCCCGCGCCCGCCGAATGCCGGTCCGACCCGTTCGTCGACGCGGTCCTCCGCCGACCTCATCCATTTCGCCGAAACAAGGCAAACGAGGCCCGAAGACGCCGTTGTCCGCGTCGGATGTCACCCCTATTACGCGAAATGAGTGGAATTTGCTTGTGGCGGGCGAGATTCAGCGGGCGAAGGCGAGTGTTACAAAATGGACGCCGTCGCCAACGGTTATGGCGGCTGCGTGA
- a CDS encoding HoxN/HupN/NixA family nickel/cobalt transporter (COG:P;~EggNog:ENOG410PK7C;~InterPro:IPR011541,IPR004688;~PFAM:PF03824;~TransMembrane:8 (i50-77o124-147i159-182o202-219i231-253o259-278i336-363o383-406i);~go_component: GO:0005887 - integral component of plasma membrane [Evidence IEA];~go_function: GO:0015099 - nickel cation transmembrane transporter activity [Evidence IEA];~go_process: GO:0035444 - nickel cation transmembrane transport [Evidence IEA]) — translation MTPEQNPPVAVTNEVPPDTDSPKPKWYPRALIRQAERSHRRLPGIRKVPLRAIAAILFIALVNVLVWIAAAVVLHYYPSLASNAVLSYTLGLRHAFDADHISAIDLMTRRLLASGQKPVTVGTFFSLGHSTIVIITSIVVAATAAAVSSRFDSFSTVGGIIGTSVSAAFLILLGLMNAYILYKLYRQMQKVLNLPAGQEDEAWKVEGGGIMFNILRKMFKLIDRPWKMYPLGILFGLGFDTSSEIALLGISSIEAARGTNFWVILIFPILFTAGMCLLDTTDGALMLSLYIQPAANFLPPKQDGTIASGDLLTDQEQQQPTEDIHTAQNHRDPVAFLYYSIVLTTLTVIVAIVIGIIQLLTLVLNVAEPTGRFWDGVQTAGDYYDAIGGGICGCFLIIGLLSVFVYKPWRRWIARRHGRPVAGPAHEDGSYRDDFTDEEDANSNANRVGVQGVQAQGKTGSQVTVRPAGESST, via the exons ATGACTCCGGAACAAAACCCCCCAGTCGCAGTCACCAACGAGGTACCGCCTGACACCGACAGCCCCAAACCAAAATGGTACCCTCGCGCATTGATCCGGCAGGCTGAGCGCTCGCATCGTCGATTGCCGGGTATTAGAAAGGTCCCCCTTCGGGCTATTGCTGCGATTTTGTTTATTGCGTTGGTTAATGTGTTAGTGTGGATTGCCGCGGCTGTTGTGTTG CATTATTATCC ATCTCTCGCGTCGAATGCCGTGCTCTCGTACACGCTTGGTTTGAGACATGCATTTGATGCTGATCATATCTCA GCTATTGATCTGATGACCCGGAGACTCCTGGCCAGCGGCCAGAAACCCGTCACCGTGGGtacctttttctccttgggACATTCGAC gattgtcatcatcacctCGATCGTCGTGGCCGCCACTGCAGCAGCGGTCTCTTCTCGCTTCGACAGCTTCAGCACTGTTGGTGGCATTATTGGCACCTCGGTCAGTGCGGCGTTTTTGATCCTCTTGGGTCTTATGAATGCGTACATCTTGTACAAGCTGTACAGACAGATGCAAAAGGTACTGAACCTTCCCGCTGGTCAGGAGGATGAGGCTTGGAAGGTTGAGGGTGGAGGAATCATGTTCAATATTCTTCGGAAGATGTTCAAGCTTATTGACCG ACCATGGAAAATGTACCCTCTGGGAATCCTCTTTGGTCTAGGCTTCGATACATCCTCCGAAATTGCCCTCCTCGGTATCTCCTCCATTGAAGCCGCACGAGGAACCAACTTCTGGGTCATCCTGATCTTCCCCATTCTCTTCACTG CCGGAATGTGCCTCCTCGACACAACCGACGGCGCCCTAATGCTCTCCCTCTACATCCAACCCGCCGCAAACTTCCTCCCACCAAAGCAAGACGGCACCATCGCCTCCGGCGACCTCCTCACCGACCAagaacagcaacaaccaacCGAAGACATCCACACAGCCCAGAACCACCGCGACCCAGTCGCCTTTCTGTACTACTCAATCGTGCTAACAACGCTTACCGTCATCGTGGCAATAGTCATCGGCATCATCCAACTCCTCACCCTAGTGCTGAACGTCGCCGAACCGACGGGTAGATTCTGGGACGGTGTGCAGACCGCAGGTGATTACTATGATGCTATTGgtggtgggatttgtgggTGTTTCTTGATCATTGGACTGCTTAGTGTTTTTGTTTACAAGCCGTGGCGGAGGTGGATTGCGCGTCGGCATGGACGGCCGGTTGCCGGGCCTGCTCATGAGGACGGTAGTTATCGGGATGATTTCactgatgaggaggatgcgAATTCAAATGCGAACCGTGTTGGCGTGCAGGGCGTTCAGGCTCAGGGTAAGACCGGTTCGCAGGTTACTGTGAGGCCGGCGGGTGAATCGTCGACTTGA
- a CDS encoding type-X family DNA polymerase (COG:L;~EggNog:ENOG410PJ3I;~InterPro:IPR018944,IPR022312,IPR001357,IPR029398, IPR027421,IPR043519,IPR010996,IPR028207,IPR037160, IPR002054;~PFAM:PF10391,PF14716,PF14791,PF14792;~go_function: GO:0003677 - DNA binding [Evidence IEA];~go_function: GO:0003887 - DNA-directed DNA polymerase activity [Evidence IEA];~go_function: GO:0034061 - DNA polymerase activity [Evidence IEA]), with translation MSDSTLSHSPSQDGPLTQAPNFTSFPPMFVLPTHLTLDELHRVEDVLGNRGARLTYDICEARLVIGNVGQKKRAALELRARGVWTEELVSEEGEIEGDGEPPVKRRRVSVREEKADGQAVEQLQDVDVSTESEGEEGGVESQHNPGKQLRKRSLSAASTSTTGSEQTNVIRVVKLQWLEKSMEAEELLPIDPYIVYRARIIDPPTTAKPTTTASDIMQRAQKDALFKPPATSASHFHTRRQNPAQPDGGSQAHPIPKLYRQTTSEHDEIIPLLPVPDWVKNRVMYACMRSAPLHPPNESFINQLVKIRKARELTLDEIGVRAYSTSIAAIAAYPYQFHRPSQILQLPGCDAKIANLFAESQASDTGTCQSADLLETDPDLKILSLFNNIWGVGAKTARDFYYARQWRDLDDIVEYGWSTLSRVQQIGVKYYDEFLEGVPRSETEHIASTIQRHANLVRPDADYDGRGVECIIVGGYRRGKAVSGDVDIVLSHRDESVTKNLVVDLVSSLESEGWITHTLALHMTTSNRDQQTLPYRGDDNFPGRHFDTLDKALVVWQDPHFSGPDLNTQSEAAHKKKRNPNTHRRVDIIISPWRTVGCAVLGWSGDTTFERDLRRYAKKAHGWKFDSSGVRLRTSGGQVLDLERGGRTWEERERLVMEGLGVGYRAADERCSR, from the coding sequence ATGTCAGACTCTACCCTCTCCCACTCCCCGTCTCAGGACGGGCCTCTTACACAAGCGCCAAACTTCACCTCATTTCCCCCGATGTTCGTCCTACCCACTCATCTCACCCTGGATGAATTACATCGGGTAGAAGATGTTCTGGGCAACCGGGGCGCGAGACTTACATATGATATCTGTGAGGCTAGGTTGGTGATAGGGAATGTAGGGCAGAAGAAGAGGGCTGCGTTGGAGTTGAGGGCTAGAGGGGTTTGGACGGAGGAGCTTGTTTCTGAAGAGGGCGAGATTGAGGGAGACGGGGAGCCGCCGGTTAAGAGGAGGCGTGTCAGTGTTCGTGAAGAGAAAGCTGATGGACAAGCTGTTGAGCAGTTGCAAGATGTAGATGTGAGTACTGAGTctgaaggggaggagggTGGGGTAGAGAGCCAGCATAATCCTGGGAAGCAGTTACGGAAGAGGTCGCTATCTGCTGCTTCGACTTCAACCACTGGCTCGGAGCAGACAAATGTGATCAGAGTCGTCAAGCTACAATGGCTCGAAAAGTCAATGGAAGCCGAAGAACTCCTCCCCATCGATCCATACATTGTCTACCGAGCCCGCATAATTGACCCTCCTACCACAGCGAAACCAACAACCACAGCATCCGACATAATGCAACGAGCCCAAAAAGATGCCCTATTCAAACCCCCAGCAACATCAGCCTCACACTTTCACACCCGCCGCCAAAACCCTGCCCAACCCGACGGCGGCAGCCAAGCCCATCCCATCCCAAAACTATACCGTCAAACAACCTCCGAACACGACGAGAtcatccccctcctcccagTCCCAGACTGGGTCAAGAACCGCGTCATGTACGCCTGCATGCGCTCCGCACCACTCCACCCGCCAAACGAAAGCTTCATCAACCAACTCGTCAAAATCCGCAAAGCCCGCGAACTAACACTCGACGAAATTGGTGTCCGCGCATACAGCACCTCTATCGCAGCAATCGCCGCATACCCCTACCAATTCCACCGCCCCTCGcaaatcctccaactccCAGGCTGCGACGCCAAAATCGCAAACCTCTTCGCTGAATCCCAAGCCAGCGACACCGGAACCTGTCAATCCGCAGATCTCCTAGAAACAGACCCAGACCTCAAGATTCTATCCCTATTCAACAACATCTGGGGCGTCGGTGCCAAAACCGCCCGCGACTTCTACTACGCCCGCCAATGGCGCGATCTCGACGACATAGTCGAATACGGCTGGTCAACTCTTTCGCGCGTGCAGCAAATCGGCGTAAAATACTACGATGAGTTCCTAGAAGGCGTGCCGCGGTCTGAAACTGAACACATCGCATCCACAATCCAGCGTCACGCGAACCTCGTCCGCCCAGACGCAGACTACGATGGCCGCGGCGTCGAATGTATCATCGTGGGCGGGTATCGGCGTGGGAAAGCTGTTAGCGgagatgtggatattgtaCTGAGCCATCGCGATGAATCTGTGACTAAGAACCTTGTCGTCGATTTGGTGAGTAGTCTCGAGAGCGAGGGTTGGATCACACATACTCTGGCATTGCATATGACAACGTCAAATCGAGACCAACAAACCCTGCCCTACCGCGGCGACGATAACTTCCCAGGCCGCCATTTTGATACCCTCGATAAAGCCCTCGTCGTTTGGCAGGATCCTCACTTCTCTGGCCCCGACCTTAACACTCAGTCAGAAGCAGCCcacaaaaagaaacgaaaccCCAACACTCACCGCCGCgtcgacatcatcatctcccccTGGCGCACCGTCGGGTGCGCAGTACTGGGCTGGTCTGGGGATACGACATTTGAGCGGGATCTACGGCGATATGCAAAGAAGGCGCATGGGTGGAAGTTTGATTCTAGTGGTGTCCGGTTACGGACGAGTGGGGGGCAGGTATTGGATTTGGAGAGGGGTGGAAGGACttgggaggagagggagaggcTGGTTATGGAGGGTTTGGGGGTGGGATATAGGGCGGCTGATGAACGGTGTTCGAGATAG